A single genomic interval of Euwallacea similis isolate ESF13 chromosome 2, ESF131.1, whole genome shotgun sequence harbors:
- the LOC136418047 gene encoding tRNA (guanine-N(7)-)-methyltransferase → MSEAESLSTLSLPQKRFYRQRAHANPIADHCFDYPVSPDHMDWTKYYPEQHNLNKEVEFIDIGCGYGGLLITLSPMFPNSLILGIEIRVKVSDYVMDRIAALRSQNPSEYQNIACLRSNAMKYLPNFFRKGQLSKMFFLYPDPHFKKAKHKWRIINKCLLAEYAYVLREGGIVYTMTDVKDLHEWMKQHFQEHPLFQKVNEDDLIDDPIVDKLYSSTEEGQKVTRNNGEKFLAVFRRTPDQNISQC, encoded by the exons ATGAGTGAAGCTGAATCATTATCCACTCTTTCCCTGCCTCAGAAAAGGTTTTACAGGCAGCGAGCACATGCAAACCCTATTGCAGACCACTGTTTTGACTA tccTGTTTCACCAGATCATATGGATTGGACCAAATACTACCCCGAACAACATAACTTGAATAAGGAAGTAGAGTTTATAGACATTGGGTGTGGGTATGGGGGACTCTTGATTACATTGTCACCAATGTTTCCaaatagtttaattttag gaatagAAATAAGGGTCAAAGTCTCAGATTATGTAATGGATAGGATAGCTGCCTTGAGGTCCCAGAATCCTTCAGAATATCAAAACATTGCATGTTTGAGGTCTAATGCtatgaaatatttacctaacttttttagaaaagGACAA ctctcaaaaatgtttttcctctATCCAGATCCCCATTTCAAAAAGGCAAAACATAAGTGgcgaattattaataaatgcttGTTGGCAGAGTATGCTTATGTTTTGAGGGAAGGGGGCATAGTTTATACAATGACTGACGTCAAGGATTTGCACGAGTGGATGAAGCAACATTTCCAAGAACACCCACTGTTTCAAAAGGTTAATGAAGATGATCTT ATTGACGATCCAATTGTAGATAAATTGTACAGTAGTACTGAGGAAGGACAGAAAGTAACAAGGAATAATGGTGAAAAATTTTTGGCAGTTTTCAGGAGGACGCCAGATCAAAACATAAGTCAGTGTTAA
- the LOC136418762 gene encoding sodium-independent sulfate anion transporter-like isoform X2, with the protein MASGKNNQNGMSDDSDKRERDLQGESGGGRNMFAYENPTLSLSEDSLKGRSHSSDFQGSTDFIINDQNQSESTVSKLKKIVPWMKEKARKKCTKKTLYKRLPILNWLPKYDKSCVIGDILAGITVGLMVIPQGLAYSGIAGLPTQYGLYTSFLGAIVYIFFGSCKDVPMGPTAISALLTSQAVGDMGPEHAILLCFLTGAVQLVMGIFGLGFLIDFISGPVSSGFTSAVALIILTSQVKDILGIIAGGSVFTEIWRNIFRDIHNTNPWDAILGFACIIILLVIRVAGQFKVGPSKGELTGLQMVINKFIWLFATARNAIIVIVCGFIGYSFYTDGESPFTLIGAVPEGLPSVQPPPFGYTQVLENGTQIYVDFWDMVSNLSTGIIVTPLIGLLETIAICKAFADGKPVDATQELIAIGLANIANSFVQSFPGAGALARSAVNNSSGVKTPMGGLYTGLLVILALLFFTPFFYYIPKAALAAIIIAAVIFMVEVKVVKPMWRTKKSDFFLALATFIACLVLPLEIGIIVGIGLNLLFILYHAARPKISVETLKTRDNVDYLILTPDRCLIFPSTDYVRNLVTKQSIKQGMPVVIDCSHIYGADYTAALVVGSLTKDFATRNQPLFFYNLKPSVCAVFEGLSPTDFVVYYDHDQLDDLLRKRNAKVDEANMV; encoded by the exons ATGGCTTCTGGAAAGAATAACCAAAACGGAATGTCTGA cGACTCTGATAAGAGAGAGCGGGACCTGCAAGGCGAAAGCGGAGGTGGTCGCAACATGTTCGCCTATGAGAATCCAACCTTGTCGCTATCGGAAGACAGCCTCAAGGGCCGATCCCATTCTTCAGATTTCCAAGGAAGCACTGATTTTATAA TCAACGATCAAAACCAAAGTGAATCAACAGTGTCAAAGCTGAAGAAAATCGTACCATGGATGAAAGAGAAGGCAAGGAAAAAGTGCACCAAAaagaccctgtataaacgaTTGCCCATTTTGAATTGGCTACCGAAATACGACAAGTCATGCGTGATAGGTGATATTTTGGCTGGTATTACTGTAGGGTTGATGGTCATTCCTCAAGGGTTGGCTTACAG CGGTATAGCCGGCCTTCCCACTCAATACGGTCTGTACACTTCCTTCCTGGGGGCAATTGTCTACATCTTCTTCGGCAGTTGTAAGGATGTTCCCATGGGCCCCACTGCCATTTCCGCCCTACTAACCAGCCAGGCTGTCGGAGACATGGGACCGGAACACGCAATCCTCTTGTGCTTTCTTACTGGGGCTGTCCAACTAGTGATGGGCATCTTCGGCCTAG GGTTTCTGATAGATTTCATATCCGGCCCGGTATCCTCAGGATTCACCTCTGCAGTGGCTCTAATCATCTTAACATCGCAAGTGAAAGATATTTTGGGAATAATCGCTGGTGGTTCAGTGTTTACTGAGATATGGCGGAATATCTTCCGGGACATTCATAATACGAATCCCTGGGATGCCATTTTAGGGTTCGCTTGcattattattcttttagtCATAAGG GTTGCTGGACAATTCAAAGTGGGACCTTCTAAAGGCGAGCTCACAGGACTTCAGATGGTAATCAATAAGTTCATATGGTTGTTCGCCACTGCCAGAAATGCGATTATTGTAATTGTATGCGGATTTATCGGGTACTCGTTCTATACTGATG GAGAGTCGCCATTTACGTTGATAGGGGCAGTCCCCGAAGGATTACCCAGTGTACAGCCCCCTCCTTTCGGTTACACACAAGTCTTGGAGAATGGCACGCAAATTTATGTCGACTTTTGGGATATGGTGTCAAACTTGAGTACAGGAATCATCGTTACTCCTTTAATTGGTCTCCTAGAAACAATAGCAATTTGCAAGGCATTCG CGGACGGAAAACCAGTTGATGCCACTCAAGAACTCATAGCCATCGGACTTGCAAACATTGCCAACTCCTTCGTTCAGTCCTTCCCCGGTGCCGGAGCTCTGGCCCGAAGTGCCGTCAACAACAGCAGCGGAGTTAAGACTCCGATGGGTGGCCTCTATACGGGCCTTCTAGTAATCTTGGCTCTCCTCTTCTTCACTCCCTTCTTCTATTACATCCCCAAGGCTGCGTTAGCTGCCATCATCATTGCAGCCGTTATTTTCATGGTGGAGGTCAAAGTGGTCAAACCTATGTGGAGAACCAAGA AAAGCGACTTCTTCCTTGCTCTGGCGACCTTCATCGCTTGCCTCGTGCTGCCCTTGGAAATTGGGATTATTGTTGGAATAGGGctaaatttgttgtttatacTGTACCACGCGGCTAGGCCGAAGATCAGCGTGGAAACACTAAAG ACAAGGGACAATGTTGACTACTTGATTCTAACCCCCGACAGATGCCTGATATTCCCCTCAACAGACTACGTAAGAAACCTCGTAACAAAACAGAGCATCAAACAAGGAATGCCGGTAGTAATCGACTGTTCGCACATCTACGGAGCAGATTATACGGCAGCTCTAGTGGTAGGTTCCCTTACCAAAGACTTTGCCACCCGCAACCAGCCCCTGTTTTTCTACAACCTGAAACCTTCAGTATGTGCAGTGTTCGAGGGATTGTCCCCTACAGACTTTGTTGTTTATTACGACCATGATCAGCTGGATGATTTGCTGAGAAAACGGAACGCCAAAGTCGATGAGGCGAACATGGTGTAA
- the LOC136418762 gene encoding sodium-independent sulfate anion transporter-like isoform X3, whose product MFAYENPTLSLSEDSLKGRSHSSDFQGSTDFIIVNDQNQSESTVSKLKKIVPWMKEKARKKCTKKTLYKRLPILNWLPKYDKSCVIGDILAGITVGLMVIPQGLAYSGIAGLPTQYGLYTSFLGAIVYIFFGSCKDVPMGPTAISALLTSQAVGDMGPEHAILLCFLTGAVQLVMGIFGLGFLIDFISGPVSSGFTSAVALIILTSQVKDILGIIAGGSVFTEIWRNIFRDIHNTNPWDAILGFACIIILLVIRVAGQFKVGPSKGELTGLQMVINKFIWLFATARNAIIVIVCGFIGYSFYTDGESPFTLIGAVPEGLPSVQPPPFGYTQVLENGTQIYVDFWDMVSNLSTGIIVTPLIGLLETIAICKAFADGKPVDATQELIAIGLANIANSFVQSFPGAGALARSAVNNSSGVKTPMGGLYTGLLVILALLFFTPFFYYIPKAALAAIIIAAVIFMVEVKVVKPMWRTKKSDFFLALATFIACLVLPLEIGIIVGIGLNLLFILYHAARPKISVETLKTRDNVDYLILTPDRCLIFPSTDYVRNLVTKQSIKQGMPVVIDCSHIYGADYTAALVVGSLTKDFATRNQPLFFYNLKPSVCAVFEGLSPTDFVVYYDHDQLDDLLRKRNAKVDEANMV is encoded by the exons ATGTTCGCCTATGAGAATCCAACCTTGTCGCTATCGGAAGACAGCCTCAAGGGCCGATCCCATTCTTCAGATTTCCAAGGAAGCACTGATTTTATAA TAGTCAACGATCAAAACCAAAGTGAATCAACAGTGTCAAAGCTGAAGAAAATCGTACCATGGATGAAAGAGAAGGCAAGGAAAAAGTGCACCAAAaagaccctgtataaacgaTTGCCCATTTTGAATTGGCTACCGAAATACGACAAGTCATGCGTGATAGGTGATATTTTGGCTGGTATTACTGTAGGGTTGATGGTCATTCCTCAAGGGTTGGCTTACAG CGGTATAGCCGGCCTTCCCACTCAATACGGTCTGTACACTTCCTTCCTGGGGGCAATTGTCTACATCTTCTTCGGCAGTTGTAAGGATGTTCCCATGGGCCCCACTGCCATTTCCGCCCTACTAACCAGCCAGGCTGTCGGAGACATGGGACCGGAACACGCAATCCTCTTGTGCTTTCTTACTGGGGCTGTCCAACTAGTGATGGGCATCTTCGGCCTAG GGTTTCTGATAGATTTCATATCCGGCCCGGTATCCTCAGGATTCACCTCTGCAGTGGCTCTAATCATCTTAACATCGCAAGTGAAAGATATTTTGGGAATAATCGCTGGTGGTTCAGTGTTTACTGAGATATGGCGGAATATCTTCCGGGACATTCATAATACGAATCCCTGGGATGCCATTTTAGGGTTCGCTTGcattattattcttttagtCATAAGG GTTGCTGGACAATTCAAAGTGGGACCTTCTAAAGGCGAGCTCACAGGACTTCAGATGGTAATCAATAAGTTCATATGGTTGTTCGCCACTGCCAGAAATGCGATTATTGTAATTGTATGCGGATTTATCGGGTACTCGTTCTATACTGATG GAGAGTCGCCATTTACGTTGATAGGGGCAGTCCCCGAAGGATTACCCAGTGTACAGCCCCCTCCTTTCGGTTACACACAAGTCTTGGAGAATGGCACGCAAATTTATGTCGACTTTTGGGATATGGTGTCAAACTTGAGTACAGGAATCATCGTTACTCCTTTAATTGGTCTCCTAGAAACAATAGCAATTTGCAAGGCATTCG CGGACGGAAAACCAGTTGATGCCACTCAAGAACTCATAGCCATCGGACTTGCAAACATTGCCAACTCCTTCGTTCAGTCCTTCCCCGGTGCCGGAGCTCTGGCCCGAAGTGCCGTCAACAACAGCAGCGGAGTTAAGACTCCGATGGGTGGCCTCTATACGGGCCTTCTAGTAATCTTGGCTCTCCTCTTCTTCACTCCCTTCTTCTATTACATCCCCAAGGCTGCGTTAGCTGCCATCATCATTGCAGCCGTTATTTTCATGGTGGAGGTCAAAGTGGTCAAACCTATGTGGAGAACCAAGA AAAGCGACTTCTTCCTTGCTCTGGCGACCTTCATCGCTTGCCTCGTGCTGCCCTTGGAAATTGGGATTATTGTTGGAATAGGGctaaatttgttgtttatacTGTACCACGCGGCTAGGCCGAAGATCAGCGTGGAAACACTAAAG ACAAGGGACAATGTTGACTACTTGATTCTAACCCCCGACAGATGCCTGATATTCCCCTCAACAGACTACGTAAGAAACCTCGTAACAAAACAGAGCATCAAACAAGGAATGCCGGTAGTAATCGACTGTTCGCACATCTACGGAGCAGATTATACGGCAGCTCTAGTGGTAGGTTCCCTTACCAAAGACTTTGCCACCCGCAACCAGCCCCTGTTTTTCTACAACCTGAAACCTTCAGTATGTGCAGTGTTCGAGGGATTGTCCCCTACAGACTTTGTTGTTTATTACGACCATGATCAGCTGGATGATTTGCTGAGAAAACGGAACGCCAAAGTCGATGAGGCGAACATGGTGTAA
- the LOC136418762 gene encoding sodium-independent sulfate anion transporter-like isoform X4: MASGKNNQNGMSDDSDKRERDLQGESGGGRNMFAYENPTLSLSEDSLKGRSHSSDFQGSTDFIIVNDQNQSESTVSKLKKIVPWMKEKARKKCTKKTLYKRLPILNWLPKYDKSCVIGDILAGITVGLMVIPQGLAYSGIAGLPTQYGLYTSFLGAIVYIFFGSCKDVPMGPTAISALLTSQAVGDMGPEHAILLCFLTGAVQLVMGIFGLGFLIDFISGPVSSGFTSAVALIILTSQVKDILGIIAGGSVFTEIWRNIFRDIHNTNPWDAILGFACIIILLVIRVAGQFKVGPSKGELTGLQMVINKFIWLFATARNAIIVIVCGFIGYSFYTDGESPFTLIGAVPEGLPSVQPPPFGYTQVLENGTQIYVDFWDMVSNLSTGIIVTPLIGLLETIAICKAFADGKPVDATQELIAIGLANIANSFVQSFPGAGALARSAVNNSSGVKTPMGGLYTGLLVILALLFFTPFFYYIPKAALAAIIIAAVIFMVEVKVVKPMWRTKKSDFFLALATFIACLVLPLEIGIIVGIGLNLLFILYHAARPKISVETLKTRDNVDYLILTPDRCLIFPSTDYVRNLVTKQSIKQGMPVVIDCSHIYGADYTAALVYVQCSRDCPLQTLLFITTMISWMIC, encoded by the exons ATGGCTTCTGGAAAGAATAACCAAAACGGAATGTCTGA cGACTCTGATAAGAGAGAGCGGGACCTGCAAGGCGAAAGCGGAGGTGGTCGCAACATGTTCGCCTATGAGAATCCAACCTTGTCGCTATCGGAAGACAGCCTCAAGGGCCGATCCCATTCTTCAGATTTCCAAGGAAGCACTGATTTTATAA TAGTCAACGATCAAAACCAAAGTGAATCAACAGTGTCAAAGCTGAAGAAAATCGTACCATGGATGAAAGAGAAGGCAAGGAAAAAGTGCACCAAAaagaccctgtataaacgaTTGCCCATTTTGAATTGGCTACCGAAATACGACAAGTCATGCGTGATAGGTGATATTTTGGCTGGTATTACTGTAGGGTTGATGGTCATTCCTCAAGGGTTGGCTTACAG CGGTATAGCCGGCCTTCCCACTCAATACGGTCTGTACACTTCCTTCCTGGGGGCAATTGTCTACATCTTCTTCGGCAGTTGTAAGGATGTTCCCATGGGCCCCACTGCCATTTCCGCCCTACTAACCAGCCAGGCTGTCGGAGACATGGGACCGGAACACGCAATCCTCTTGTGCTTTCTTACTGGGGCTGTCCAACTAGTGATGGGCATCTTCGGCCTAG GGTTTCTGATAGATTTCATATCCGGCCCGGTATCCTCAGGATTCACCTCTGCAGTGGCTCTAATCATCTTAACATCGCAAGTGAAAGATATTTTGGGAATAATCGCTGGTGGTTCAGTGTTTACTGAGATATGGCGGAATATCTTCCGGGACATTCATAATACGAATCCCTGGGATGCCATTTTAGGGTTCGCTTGcattattattcttttagtCATAAGG GTTGCTGGACAATTCAAAGTGGGACCTTCTAAAGGCGAGCTCACAGGACTTCAGATGGTAATCAATAAGTTCATATGGTTGTTCGCCACTGCCAGAAATGCGATTATTGTAATTGTATGCGGATTTATCGGGTACTCGTTCTATACTGATG GAGAGTCGCCATTTACGTTGATAGGGGCAGTCCCCGAAGGATTACCCAGTGTACAGCCCCCTCCTTTCGGTTACACACAAGTCTTGGAGAATGGCACGCAAATTTATGTCGACTTTTGGGATATGGTGTCAAACTTGAGTACAGGAATCATCGTTACTCCTTTAATTGGTCTCCTAGAAACAATAGCAATTTGCAAGGCATTCG CGGACGGAAAACCAGTTGATGCCACTCAAGAACTCATAGCCATCGGACTTGCAAACATTGCCAACTCCTTCGTTCAGTCCTTCCCCGGTGCCGGAGCTCTGGCCCGAAGTGCCGTCAACAACAGCAGCGGAGTTAAGACTCCGATGGGTGGCCTCTATACGGGCCTTCTAGTAATCTTGGCTCTCCTCTTCTTCACTCCCTTCTTCTATTACATCCCCAAGGCTGCGTTAGCTGCCATCATCATTGCAGCCGTTATTTTCATGGTGGAGGTCAAAGTGGTCAAACCTATGTGGAGAACCAAGA AAAGCGACTTCTTCCTTGCTCTGGCGACCTTCATCGCTTGCCTCGTGCTGCCCTTGGAAATTGGGATTATTGTTGGAATAGGGctaaatttgttgtttatacTGTACCACGCGGCTAGGCCGAAGATCAGCGTGGAAACACTAAAG ACAAGGGACAATGTTGACTACTTGATTCTAACCCCCGACAGATGCCTGATATTCCCCTCAACAGACTACGTAAGAAACCTCGTAACAAAACAGAGCATCAAACAAGGAATGCCGGTAGTAATCGACTGTTCGCACATCTACGGAGCAGATTATACGGCAGCTCTAGTG TATGTGCAGTGTTCGAGGGATTGTCCCCTACAGACTTTGTTGTTTATTACGACCATGATCAGCTGGATGATTTGCTGA
- the LOC136418762 gene encoding sodium-independent sulfate anion transporter-like isoform X5 — MPALSVDVKDPHQFDPLLVNDQNQSESTVSKLKKIVPWMKEKARKKCTKKTLYKRLPILNWLPKYDKSCVIGDILAGITVGLMVIPQGLAYSGIAGLPTQYGLYTSFLGAIVYIFFGSCKDVPMGPTAISALLTSQAVGDMGPEHAILLCFLTGAVQLVMGIFGLGFLIDFISGPVSSGFTSAVALIILTSQVKDILGIIAGGSVFTEIWRNIFRDIHNTNPWDAILGFACIIILLVIRVAGQFKVGPSKGELTGLQMVINKFIWLFATARNAIIVIVCGFIGYSFYTDGESPFTLIGAVPEGLPSVQPPPFGYTQVLENGTQIYVDFWDMVSNLSTGIIVTPLIGLLETIAICKAFADGKPVDATQELIAIGLANIANSFVQSFPGAGALARSAVNNSSGVKTPMGGLYTGLLVILALLFFTPFFYYIPKAALAAIIIAAVIFMVEVKVVKPMWRTKKSDFFLALATFIACLVLPLEIGIIVGIGLNLLFILYHAARPKISVETLKTRDNVDYLILTPDRCLIFPSTDYVRNLVTKQSIKQGMPVVIDCSHIYGADYTAALVVGSLTKDFATRNQPLFFYNLKPSVCAVFEGLSPTDFVVYYDHDQLDDLLRKRNAKVDEANMV; from the exons ATGCCTGCTCTAAGTGTGGACGTCAAGGATCCCCACCAGTTTGATCCTCTAC TAGTCAACGATCAAAACCAAAGTGAATCAACAGTGTCAAAGCTGAAGAAAATCGTACCATGGATGAAAGAGAAGGCAAGGAAAAAGTGCACCAAAaagaccctgtataaacgaTTGCCCATTTTGAATTGGCTACCGAAATACGACAAGTCATGCGTGATAGGTGATATTTTGGCTGGTATTACTGTAGGGTTGATGGTCATTCCTCAAGGGTTGGCTTACAG CGGTATAGCCGGCCTTCCCACTCAATACGGTCTGTACACTTCCTTCCTGGGGGCAATTGTCTACATCTTCTTCGGCAGTTGTAAGGATGTTCCCATGGGCCCCACTGCCATTTCCGCCCTACTAACCAGCCAGGCTGTCGGAGACATGGGACCGGAACACGCAATCCTCTTGTGCTTTCTTACTGGGGCTGTCCAACTAGTGATGGGCATCTTCGGCCTAG GGTTTCTGATAGATTTCATATCCGGCCCGGTATCCTCAGGATTCACCTCTGCAGTGGCTCTAATCATCTTAACATCGCAAGTGAAAGATATTTTGGGAATAATCGCTGGTGGTTCAGTGTTTACTGAGATATGGCGGAATATCTTCCGGGACATTCATAATACGAATCCCTGGGATGCCATTTTAGGGTTCGCTTGcattattattcttttagtCATAAGG GTTGCTGGACAATTCAAAGTGGGACCTTCTAAAGGCGAGCTCACAGGACTTCAGATGGTAATCAATAAGTTCATATGGTTGTTCGCCACTGCCAGAAATGCGATTATTGTAATTGTATGCGGATTTATCGGGTACTCGTTCTATACTGATG GAGAGTCGCCATTTACGTTGATAGGGGCAGTCCCCGAAGGATTACCCAGTGTACAGCCCCCTCCTTTCGGTTACACACAAGTCTTGGAGAATGGCACGCAAATTTATGTCGACTTTTGGGATATGGTGTCAAACTTGAGTACAGGAATCATCGTTACTCCTTTAATTGGTCTCCTAGAAACAATAGCAATTTGCAAGGCATTCG CGGACGGAAAACCAGTTGATGCCACTCAAGAACTCATAGCCATCGGACTTGCAAACATTGCCAACTCCTTCGTTCAGTCCTTCCCCGGTGCCGGAGCTCTGGCCCGAAGTGCCGTCAACAACAGCAGCGGAGTTAAGACTCCGATGGGTGGCCTCTATACGGGCCTTCTAGTAATCTTGGCTCTCCTCTTCTTCACTCCCTTCTTCTATTACATCCCCAAGGCTGCGTTAGCTGCCATCATCATTGCAGCCGTTATTTTCATGGTGGAGGTCAAAGTGGTCAAACCTATGTGGAGAACCAAGA AAAGCGACTTCTTCCTTGCTCTGGCGACCTTCATCGCTTGCCTCGTGCTGCCCTTGGAAATTGGGATTATTGTTGGAATAGGGctaaatttgttgtttatacTGTACCACGCGGCTAGGCCGAAGATCAGCGTGGAAACACTAAAG ACAAGGGACAATGTTGACTACTTGATTCTAACCCCCGACAGATGCCTGATATTCCCCTCAACAGACTACGTAAGAAACCTCGTAACAAAACAGAGCATCAAACAAGGAATGCCGGTAGTAATCGACTGTTCGCACATCTACGGAGCAGATTATACGGCAGCTCTAGTGGTAGGTTCCCTTACCAAAGACTTTGCCACCCGCAACCAGCCCCTGTTTTTCTACAACCTGAAACCTTCAGTATGTGCAGTGTTCGAGGGATTGTCCCCTACAGACTTTGTTGTTTATTACGACCATGATCAGCTGGATGATTTGCTGAGAAAACGGAACGCCAAAGTCGATGAGGCGAACATGGTGTAA
- the LOC136418762 gene encoding sodium-independent sulfate anion transporter-like isoform X1, translating into MASGKNNQNGMSDDSDKRERDLQGESGGGRNMFAYENPTLSLSEDSLKGRSHSSDFQGSTDFIIVNDQNQSESTVSKLKKIVPWMKEKARKKCTKKTLYKRLPILNWLPKYDKSCVIGDILAGITVGLMVIPQGLAYSGIAGLPTQYGLYTSFLGAIVYIFFGSCKDVPMGPTAISALLTSQAVGDMGPEHAILLCFLTGAVQLVMGIFGLGFLIDFISGPVSSGFTSAVALIILTSQVKDILGIIAGGSVFTEIWRNIFRDIHNTNPWDAILGFACIIILLVIRVAGQFKVGPSKGELTGLQMVINKFIWLFATARNAIIVIVCGFIGYSFYTDGESPFTLIGAVPEGLPSVQPPPFGYTQVLENGTQIYVDFWDMVSNLSTGIIVTPLIGLLETIAICKAFADGKPVDATQELIAIGLANIANSFVQSFPGAGALARSAVNNSSGVKTPMGGLYTGLLVILALLFFTPFFYYIPKAALAAIIIAAVIFMVEVKVVKPMWRTKKSDFFLALATFIACLVLPLEIGIIVGIGLNLLFILYHAARPKISVETLKTRDNVDYLILTPDRCLIFPSTDYVRNLVTKQSIKQGMPVVIDCSHIYGADYTAALVVGSLTKDFATRNQPLFFYNLKPSVCAVFEGLSPTDFVVYYDHDQLDDLLRKRNAKVDEANMV; encoded by the exons ATGGCTTCTGGAAAGAATAACCAAAACGGAATGTCTGA cGACTCTGATAAGAGAGAGCGGGACCTGCAAGGCGAAAGCGGAGGTGGTCGCAACATGTTCGCCTATGAGAATCCAACCTTGTCGCTATCGGAAGACAGCCTCAAGGGCCGATCCCATTCTTCAGATTTCCAAGGAAGCACTGATTTTATAA TAGTCAACGATCAAAACCAAAGTGAATCAACAGTGTCAAAGCTGAAGAAAATCGTACCATGGATGAAAGAGAAGGCAAGGAAAAAGTGCACCAAAaagaccctgtataaacgaTTGCCCATTTTGAATTGGCTACCGAAATACGACAAGTCATGCGTGATAGGTGATATTTTGGCTGGTATTACTGTAGGGTTGATGGTCATTCCTCAAGGGTTGGCTTACAG CGGTATAGCCGGCCTTCCCACTCAATACGGTCTGTACACTTCCTTCCTGGGGGCAATTGTCTACATCTTCTTCGGCAGTTGTAAGGATGTTCCCATGGGCCCCACTGCCATTTCCGCCCTACTAACCAGCCAGGCTGTCGGAGACATGGGACCGGAACACGCAATCCTCTTGTGCTTTCTTACTGGGGCTGTCCAACTAGTGATGGGCATCTTCGGCCTAG GGTTTCTGATAGATTTCATATCCGGCCCGGTATCCTCAGGATTCACCTCTGCAGTGGCTCTAATCATCTTAACATCGCAAGTGAAAGATATTTTGGGAATAATCGCTGGTGGTTCAGTGTTTACTGAGATATGGCGGAATATCTTCCGGGACATTCATAATACGAATCCCTGGGATGCCATTTTAGGGTTCGCTTGcattattattcttttagtCATAAGG GTTGCTGGACAATTCAAAGTGGGACCTTCTAAAGGCGAGCTCACAGGACTTCAGATGGTAATCAATAAGTTCATATGGTTGTTCGCCACTGCCAGAAATGCGATTATTGTAATTGTATGCGGATTTATCGGGTACTCGTTCTATACTGATG GAGAGTCGCCATTTACGTTGATAGGGGCAGTCCCCGAAGGATTACCCAGTGTACAGCCCCCTCCTTTCGGTTACACACAAGTCTTGGAGAATGGCACGCAAATTTATGTCGACTTTTGGGATATGGTGTCAAACTTGAGTACAGGAATCATCGTTACTCCTTTAATTGGTCTCCTAGAAACAATAGCAATTTGCAAGGCATTCG CGGACGGAAAACCAGTTGATGCCACTCAAGAACTCATAGCCATCGGACTTGCAAACATTGCCAACTCCTTCGTTCAGTCCTTCCCCGGTGCCGGAGCTCTGGCCCGAAGTGCCGTCAACAACAGCAGCGGAGTTAAGACTCCGATGGGTGGCCTCTATACGGGCCTTCTAGTAATCTTGGCTCTCCTCTTCTTCACTCCCTTCTTCTATTACATCCCCAAGGCTGCGTTAGCTGCCATCATCATTGCAGCCGTTATTTTCATGGTGGAGGTCAAAGTGGTCAAACCTATGTGGAGAACCAAGA AAAGCGACTTCTTCCTTGCTCTGGCGACCTTCATCGCTTGCCTCGTGCTGCCCTTGGAAATTGGGATTATTGTTGGAATAGGGctaaatttgttgtttatacTGTACCACGCGGCTAGGCCGAAGATCAGCGTGGAAACACTAAAG ACAAGGGACAATGTTGACTACTTGATTCTAACCCCCGACAGATGCCTGATATTCCCCTCAACAGACTACGTAAGAAACCTCGTAACAAAACAGAGCATCAAACAAGGAATGCCGGTAGTAATCGACTGTTCGCACATCTACGGAGCAGATTATACGGCAGCTCTAGTGGTAGGTTCCCTTACCAAAGACTTTGCCACCCGCAACCAGCCCCTGTTTTTCTACAACCTGAAACCTTCAGTATGTGCAGTGTTCGAGGGATTGTCCCCTACAGACTTTGTTGTTTATTACGACCATGATCAGCTGGATGATTTGCTGAGAAAACGGAACGCCAAAGTCGATGAGGCGAACATGGTGTAA